In Alteribacter lacisalsi, a genomic segment contains:
- a CDS encoding BsuPI-related putative proteinase inhibitor, with product MKAAKWMKGISFSFFALALAACGTGDDPTGGSADPDEENGEEQSEEEASVSEYDLTFTMYVEEDGDTLRTIMTIENETDEEIRLDFASSQEYDVVIEEDGSTVYQYSEGQMFTQALVSETIEPGGEYVIEDVWEAGEDLSGRTLEVEAMLNIFSIDNEEIDNSVFTLNKMVDL from the coding sequence ATGAAAGCAGCAAAATGGATGAAAGGCATCTCGTTCTCTTTTTTCGCGCTCGCACTTGCAGCCTGCGGAACCGGTGATGACCCGACGGGTGGCTCAGCTGATCCTGATGAAGAAAACGGAGAAGAACAGAGCGAAGAAGAGGCATCTGTCAGTGAATACGATCTTACTTTTACAATGTATGTTGAAGAAGACGGTGACACGCTTCGTACAATTATGACGATTGAAAACGAAACAGACGAGGAAATCCGGCTGGATTTTGCATCAAGCCAGGAATATGATGTGGTGATCGAGGAAGACGGAAGCACCGTTTACCAGTATTCAGAAGGCCAGATGTTCACCCAGGCTCTCGTAAGTGAAACGATAGAGCCCGGCGGAGAATATGTGATTGAAGATGTATGGGAGGCAGGGGAAGACCTGTCCGGCCGCACACTTGAAGTGGAGGCTATGCTGAACATTTTCTCTATTGATAACGAAGAAATCGACAACAGTGTCTTCACCCTTAATAAAATGGTGGACCTGTAA